The uncultured Methanobrevibacter sp. DNA window GTAAACAGATGTAAAGCATTTGAAATGGATGCAATGGCATATGACCCATACTTACCAGAAGAAGTTGCAAAACAAATGGGCGTAGAATTAACCGACTTGGATACTGTGCTTAAAAATGCAGATTTCATCACAATTCATGTACCACTTACCCCTGAAACCAAACATTTAATCTCTACAGAACAATTTGAAATTATGAAAGATACTGCATTTATTACAAATTGTGCCCGTGGTGGAATTATTGATGAAGATGCATTATATGATGCTTTAGTCAACAACAAAATTGGTGGAGCTGCATTGGATGTATATGAAGAAGAACCACCAGCTGAAGATTCAAAATTATTCGAACTTGACAACATTGTATTAACTCCACACATTGCTGCTTCAACTAAAGAAGCACAAAGAGATGCTGCAATTATTGTTGCTGATGAAATAATTGATTTGTTCAAAGGTGGAACACCTCAAAATGTATTGAACATGCCACGTATCGACAATAAAACATACAAAGAAGTATCTCCATACTTAGAATTATGTGAAAAATTAGGCAGTTTCATATCTCAAGCTGTCAACGGTAAAATTAAAGAAGTTGAGATTGTTTACAGTGGAGAATTAGCTGAAATTGATAATTTAGAAATTTTAACAAGAACTGTACTCCAAGGTGTAATAAATCCATTCTTAAGTTCTCCGGTAAATGCTGTCAATGCTGCTCTTGTTGCTAAAGACAGAGGAATCAGCGTTACTGAAGGAAGAAGAAATAATGCTAAAGGATATGACTCATTAATCAAAGTAACTGCTAAAAGTTCAAAAGATAAATTCTCAGCCGAAGGTACAAACTTACACGAAGCTAGAATTTTAAAAGTAAATGATTATTGGGTAGACGTTATTCCAGAAGGACACATGTTTATTGCAAAATACGAAGATGTTCCTGGAAGTATCGGAAGTATTGGCACCAAATTAGGAGAACACCAAGTAAACATTGGAATAATGCAAGTTGGACGAGATGAACAAGGTGGAAGAGCTATTATGATTTTAACTTTAGATAAAGAAATTCCACAAAATGTCATCAAAGAAATCCAAGAATTGAACAATGTTTACGAAGCTATTGGGCTTGAATTATAAATAAAAAACGATTTTCACCATTATTGTTTTTTATTTTTATTTTTTTTAAAATAAGACTATTTTTTAAAATCGCGATAAATTCTTTTCACACTACCATCAGAATTGATTTCAATTTTTATTACTTGAGGATTATTGTTTAAGTTTCTTTTCTCATATTCTTCATAGTGGTCAACAAAAGTATCATCAGTTGTGAAAAATTCATCATCGTCTTCGTCAAGAAGTCCTGGCTTAAACTCATCATTATCATTTAGGACATCATCTTCATCAAAGAATTCATCAGATTTATCTTCAATCAAATAACTATAATCCCCAATAATATAATCCTGATTATTACCATACCTGTCATAAGCTTTAAATGTCGCCAAAGAATATGGGAGGCAAACAATCATATGGAAATAACCATTTTTTGAAAATGTTGTCAAATCGGCATCAGATGGGCTTGCACTAGGACCCGGATGTGAGTGAACTGATCCCCAATATTTTGTATTCATAGGAATCATTTCAGTATGCACTACAGCACCAGTTTCACAGGTTTCACCAGGAACAAAAATCAGACCAGTAATATAAAGTATTTTATTATTTATTTCACCATCAAAAAAAGCTAAAAATTCATTTGGATAAGCTTTCTTAGCATAATAGATTACAGATTCTAGAACTTCCCTATCTACTCGAACTTCATTAAATTCTTCATCATTATTTCCAAAAATTTTTGAAATAAAGCCCATTTTTTCACCTAAATAATATTTTCAAAAAATTCTTCATTAAATTTTGGAACATCCCAGTCAACGTAAGCATAAGTCCTATATGAAATTTGTTCCTTATTTTCTTTTTTGTTAAATCCGATTATTTTTTTACTTTTCCTGTATACTGCAATTCCTCTTTTCTTATATGTTTCAACATCATTTAAATTAATGCCATTTTGATACAATAATTCATGAATATCACTTGACTTAAGCCCATTTATTTTATCATTAGCTTCGTTATTTGAATATTTAGATTTAAGGAAATAAATGCCATGTGATGCAATGCAATTTTTCCAGGATTCATCCTGTCGCCATTTAAAGTATTTTAATACATCCCCATCAGCAATTGGGATGATTCTTGAATCAAAAGCAGGAGGCTTTTTAAAATCCTCCCCATAATGCATTACAAATGAACTGGCAGTGAAACTGGCAATTACAGAATTGATTTTTTCGATTCTTCCATCAAAAGGAATTTTATCTAAAAGCAAGCTTATTTCATCTGAAAAAGTATAAACAAAACTTGGAGAAAACTCTTTAAACAAATCTTTACAAACATCAGCCATGACCTTATAGAAATTCTCGTCATACGGCTTAACTAAATTCAAATCATCAGCCAACTTATGAAAACTTCTACCATCAAGCCTGACAATGATTTTTGAGTTTTTAGGGACTTTCAAAGACGAATAAACTTCATAATCTTTCATTACATTCCCACACTGATAGTTTCATTAAAACTTTTAAGCAATCTAATTGCTGAAAGTGCCGCCAGCATACTGGTTTTTGGATTGGCCGCACAAGGATAATTCATTGTTGTTGTTTTAAATTCACCAAAATCTCCTTTTGCAGTAATTTCATGAACATTTCTGTCAACATTCGGATCTACAATTATCTTTACATCAATGTCCCTTTGACAGGCAATGCTGATTGTTGCAGCAACATTGATATTTAATGGGAATTCCTTTACTGCTTCTGATGCCTTTCCTTCAAATAAAACTTCTTCTTTGTCAATGGTTTTACCTAAAGATTTTGGAGATTTACGGGTAACGAGGCTTACTTCCTTTAAACCAAATTTAGCAACTGCTTTAATCCCATCCAAACCCACAATAGCTCCAGACGGCAAATGAATTTTAGCATTATTCTGTTTAGCGATTTTTTCTATTTTTTGATAAAATCCAATGTCCATAAATGCACCAACACTCATGATAATCATGTCACGACCTTGTCCTAAAACTTTAGGTGCAAAATGTTTAACAGAATCCGGTGAAGCACATTCAAGGACCAAATCAACATTTTTTACCATTTCATCAAAATCAAGCGCAGCCACACCGCCAGCCAGTGAAGCCAGGTTTTCCGCTCTTTCAATATCTTTGTCAAAGAAGTATGCAATTTCAATACCATTATTCTCTGGAACAATGCTTGTTGTTATAATATTAGCAATGGCTCCACAGCCTATAATACCTACTTTCATAAAAATCACACTATAAAATGTAAATCTAATAAAAATTATAAAAAAAAGAACTGGCGAAAGATTAATTATAATCTTTCAGCATCAAATTGGACTTGAGTTTCGTTTTGTGGTTCAGTTTCAGGTTGTTTTGGAACTACAGGCTCAGGGATTTGTGGTTCTGCATTTACTTTTTTCATATCCCTTGGGTTAATTAACATAATATCCCCAATAGCTTGAACTTTATCAAAATCAACAGTCAAAACATCATTTTGAAAAGACCTCATATCATTTTCTTCAGGCACTTCCCCACGAATACTGCCTAAAAATGAATTCATGAATCCAGCAGGTTTTCTTTCTTGCTCAATAGCCCTAACTTGCAATTTTGAAATAGTCCCTAACCTAATATTAAGAACAACATCTTCAACACGCCCTACATAATGTCCTGTATTTGTATAAATCTCTAAACTACGTAATTTTGAAACTTCTACCATGTTTACACCACAAGTAATAATAATTAAATTAAATATGTATAAATTTATTTTATTGTTAATATAAATAGTTTATGTTTTAAATGTTTTAAATCGCTTTTTTACAAAAAATTTATTAAATTATAAAATTAAAATATTAGTTAGAATTAAAAGAGGACTTCAAATGTGGGATACAACTAAAGATTATAGAATTTTAGTAGCAAGCAAAGCAAGAGAAAATTATTTAAATCTAATTCCAACAGCTTCATTTAGAGGAAGCTGGAATAAAAAACAAGCTATTGATTTAGGAAAACAGATGAATAGTGATTTCCAATCATTAACATATTCCTATCTAGAAGGTGACGAATTGGTAAACTCACCAGATGTTGCTAGCTTAAAAGAAAAGGCTTTAAAGATTATTGAATATTTAGGCGGAGACGATTGGAATAAAAAGTTTTTAAGCAATGCTCCAAAGGACGAAAAGGAAAAAACACAGGAAAATATTGCGAAGGTCAGATTTTTCCTTGACACCATCATCGGCTTAAAAGAGCGTTTGGCATTAGGTCCCATTAATGATCCAATCATGGGCATTGACATTAAAGTTGGAGAAGTAATGAGCGTTACACAACATCCCAAAAATGACAATCTCATGTTATGTAATGTTAACCTTGGAAAAAGAGCCATAACAGTTGTAACTAATGATTTGAATGTTAAAGACGACAATAAAGTTGGAGTCTCCCTGCTCCCACCACAAGCATTCAGCGACATAGTAAGTGAAGGAATGTTTTTAGGAATGAATGGAAGTATCCTCAAAGACGTTGAAGGCGAACTTGGAGCAATGCCAAAGGGCATACCAATGGAATCCCTTAACGAAACACGTAACCTTGTTGAAAATTATTTAAAATAGCTTTAATAATTTGTTTTCAGCGCCACCAAATTAATAAGCCATTAATAGTAAAAAAAATCAAAAAAAAATAATGAAATATGCCAGAAGTTCATCTTAAATTCAAACCAATTAATTTGGTTTTTGTCATTTCTTCCACAGCATATTTTATTCCTTCTTTTCCAACACCACTATTTTTAAATCCACCAAACGGCATGTTATCAGTTCTGAATGTTGACTGCTTATTAACAAATACTGTTCCGGCTTCAATTTCATTTGCACATTTCATTGCAGAGTAATAGTTTTCAGTGAATACACCAGCTTGAAGACCATATTCAGTATCATTGGCCATTTTTATAGCATCATCAACCCCATTAACACGAATAATCGGTGCAATAGGACCAAATGTTTCATTAATAACTAAATCCATATCATGTGTGACATTGTCAAGCACTGTTGCCTGGTAAAAAGCACCATCTCTTTTTCCACCAGTTAATATTTTTGCACCACCATTAACAGCATTGTTTACACTTTCTTCAACTTGAATTGCAGCTTTTTCATTAATTAATGTGCCTAACGTAGTTGAATCATCCAAAGGATTTCCCATGACTAATTTTTCTGTTTCCAAAACCAATTTTTCACAGAATTCATCTGCTATTTCATTATCAACTATTATTCTTTTAACACCCATGCACACCTGACCTGCATTTAGAAAAGCCCCATTAATAACACCTTTAACTGCATTATCCATATTTGCATCTTTTAAAACAACCAATGGATCATTTCCACCAAGTTCCAAAGTAACTTTTTTCATTCCTGCTTTTTGAGATATCATCAATCCGGTCGTTACACTTCCAGTGAACGATATCTTATTAACATCATCAGAAGTTACCAGATAATCTCCAATTTCAGAGCCATATCCAGTTACAGTGTTTACAACACCATCAGGAAACTCTTCATTTAACAATTCCGCAAATTTCATTACTGTTAATGGTGCTTCTGTTGGGGGTTTTATGATTACCGTATTTTTACATGCAATTGCAGGTGCAATTTTGTGAATTGTTAAATTTAAAGGATAATTAAATGGAGTGATGGCTGCAACAACACCCAATGGAACTTTTTGAGTGAAGGCAAAAAATCCCTTACCGTTAAGACCTGCGTCCAAAGGTACACTTTCACCATAAATTCTTTTTGCCTCCTCGGCTGCAAGTTTTAATGTTTCAATAGACCTGTCCATCTCAACAAGAGATTCATTTATTGGCTTTCCAACTTCAAGAGTTAGTAACTCTGCAAAATCCTCACGATTATCTTTTAATTTATCGCAAACATTGAATAATTTATTTGAAACTTTAAAAGCAGACATTTCTTGAAGAAAACTTTTAGCATTATTAGCTTCCAAAATAGCTAAATCTGCAGTTTGCCTATGCGCAATTGGAACTGTATCAATTACATCACCATTATAGGGATTTACAACATCAACCAAATCTTCACTGGAAATATGCTTTCCACCTATTAACATATCCATCATATCACAACCAAAAATATAACTATTCCCACCCTATGGAAATTAATGATTCTCACTCTGAAACATTTGACTTTAAAGAGCATGCATTACCTTGAATTCCATCTTCCAAAAGGTTTGACAATTATTTAATTAATTAGCCCTCTTTTACTGTTGAAAAAGTTTTAGAAACCATTTCATTGTCAATTATAATTTAGATATTCTAACTATTTAAAATGCATCAGAAATATTTTAAGAAATCATAGAAAATATGAAAACAATGAAAAAAATCCCTAAGTTAGACAACCTCATGATTAACAAATTTTCAAAAAATTGCATAAAGTTAATAATAGTAAGAACACATAGTATAAAATAATGAAAAACTTAGCACAATAACTATGATAAAATGAAATCCATAACCCTAAATTTAGATATTAAAGAATTATATAAACTAAATGAATTTATTGAAGGTATTCTTCAAAAACAGGACTTTCAAATTGAATTGATTATTGAAGAGATTTTTGCAAATATCGTTAATTATTCCAATAGTGATTATATTAAAGTCAATGCTGACTATGATGATTCGACATTAACAATGGTGTTTATTGATAATGGAATAGAATTTAATCCCCTTTTAAAAGAAAATCCTGACTTCCCGGACAATATTGATGATGCAAATATTGGGGGATTAGGAATATATTTAACAAAACAGATGGCAGATGACTTGCATTATGAATATAAAAATGGTGAAAATCATCTGAAAATTATTAAAAAAGTGGAATAATGAAATCCAAATTAAAAAAAACTCTAATACCCTTAATACTGATGATTATTCTAGATTTGGGTGCCTATTATTATGTTGGCGGATCACAAAATTTTGGTGCTGGTTTAAATGCATATTTAGGTTTGATATTTGCTTGTGGATTGTTGCTTGGACCCTACGGAGCAGCTGGTGCAACTATAGGGAATATGATTTGTGATTCGATTAGGGGTTATTCTCCAGAAACAATGATAATATCTGCCATGGTTACTTTCGGCAGTTCCTATTTGTCATATATGTTATGGTACGAACCATTTCACAAAAAATCAAAAATTATAAGTCCTAGGCTAATCAATACGCATTATTTATCTAAATTTCTAGTTTTACTACTGTTATCTGGAGTATTGTATGGAATACTCACCAAAATATTATTCGTAATCACATATCCTAGATTAGCTTCAAGCTCATACATATTTTTTAGATACTTTTTAAACTATGTCAACTTTGGATTCATGTTTGGTGTTATTGGAATATGGATTTCCAGAAAAATCAACTTTATTCATACCCCAAAATTATCAAATAGAAAATTGAATAAAAAATTATATTTAGCAATTGTTTTATTATTAATCATTTCTATTGCAACTATCATAATTGCAGATTATACAATAAAGATTGATTCCCACCACATTCTAATGTGTGAAACAATGATTGTTTTGATTTTGTTATATTCTTTTTTCACAAAACCGATGACTTCAAAAATTCATCAGGTTAACTTCACATCTATTCTTGAAAAAATTATGGATTCATTTCTTATTGTAACACTAATTATTTTAATCTTTGCAATGACAATATCCGAAAGTACTACTTTTGGATATGTGCTTATAGAGTATCTCCCTGTTCCTAATTCGGATGCCTTTGTGATACTATTAGTATTCGCAGATGCACTTTCCTTGTTTTTCTTCATCCCATGTCTAATTGTTTTAAGATATGTGGAACGTAAGGTTATCCGACCAACAATATCCTTTTCAAAAATAAAAGATTTCATTAAAAAAGGAGAAAAAATTGAATCAGATGGTTTGATTAATATTTATTCTGAATATACTGATGAAGAAAATGAAATTGGACTGCTTGCAAGAAGTTATACTGATTTAATAAAGTACAATAACCATTATATCGAAAATATTCATAAAATTGAAAGTGAAAAAGAAAGAATTAAAGCAGAACTTGAAATTGCAGAAAAAATCCAAAAAGCAAGCTGGCCAACTGAAAAAATGGATGAAGAAGATTTGAGTGTTTTTGGATTTTCAAAACCAGCTAAAGAAGTTGGTGGTGACTTTTACGATTATTACGAAATTGATGATGAACATGTTGCCGTGGTGATTGGTGATGCATCAGGAAAAGGAGTTCCTGCAGCTCTTCTTTCAACTATTACTCAAGCAATAATAAAACTAATATTGAAAACTGAAAAAGATCCTGCAAAAGCATTATATATTCTTAACAACCAACTATGTGAAAATAACACCGAAATGATGTTTATAACATTATGGTTAGGAATTTTTAATAAAAAAACCAATAAACTTAAATTCTCAAATGCAGGACACAATCCACCAATAATATATCAAAATAAAGAATTTAAATTTTTAAATACAGATACTGGAATTGTTTTAGGCATTATGGAAAATTATGAATTTGTAACAGAAGAAACTGACGTTGCAAAAGGGTTAGTTCTATACACTGATGGAATTACTGATGCAAATAATCATGATGAAGAATTGTATGGTGAAGAACGCCTAATTGAGTTTTTAAATTCACGTAAATTAGATCAAAAAATCATATCCCAATTAATGCATGATATTGACGAATTTAGTGAAAATGAAGAACAATTTGACGATATGACATTGTTAATTTTAGAGAAACATGATTAAATTAGCTTATACCAATGTAGAAAACCTTGATTTGAAAAGAGGTTATGAATTAGTTTCAACTAATCGAAAGAGCAAAATCGATTTTTACCGATTTGATAAGGACAAAAAACTCAGCTGCGGAGTTTATCTTTTGGTTATGAAATTACTGAATGAAGAAAACATTACCGATCCCATAATCAAAACTGAAAAATATGGTAAAGCATACATATCCAACTATGACAATATCCATTTTAATGTAAGTCATTCGAGAAACATGATTTGTTGTGCAATATCCGATAAACCTGTAGGTACAGACATCGAATTTAATGACCCTACAATTGATTTAAATATAGCCAAACATTATTTCTTCAACAGCGAATATGAAAACATCATGAACTCCCCAAAACCAATTGATGAATTCTTCAATTATTGGGTTTTGAAGGAAAGTTATATGAAATACACTGGTTTAGGATTTAATTTAGACCTTGACAGCTTTGAAATACTTATGAGTGAAGACATTAAACTTAAAAATGATAAAGATAATCTTAAGTTTAATCTTTTCAGTATTGAAGAATATAAAATAGGTATCGCAAGTCACTATAATGTTAATCATATCTATAATTATCCAATCAACGAGTTATATTAACTAAAAATGAATAATCAAATTTTTTTAAAGTATCTCTCGAGATTTCTTAACTCATTATTAAACTCTTTTACTTCTTTTGAATCTATTTGTCCGCTTAAATCAGACATATAATTTTTATACATGTAAATTGCCAGCAAAACCACAACCATTATTCCTCCAAAAAGTAATATAAATTCTGCAGACGTTTGACCGCTTTTATCCACTAAAATCCCCCCACAAACATACTTCCACCGAATGTTGTTACCATATAAAAAATAGCAAAAGATGCAGACACCAATGGAAGTGAAAACTTAATTCCTTTTTTAAACTCGCCATACATAATCAAACTGATAATGAAAGCTACCAAAATAGAATGAATAATCAAATAAATCTCGCCCGCTACAGGAGCAGTCAAAACAATTTCTGATTCCATACCATAATTTTGCATAAACCCAGAATAAACTCCAACCATACCTATCGCAAAAGGAGTTGCCACAATTGCCGAAATTAAAAGGAACATGACTGACATCATTACAGTTGATTTCCTCTCACGTTTTAATGCAAGCAAGTCCCTCAAATCATCCGATACCTCAAAAAGTACTCCAGATACGCTTGATCCACTTTTACGACCATCTAAAATAATGTTAAAAATTCGCTCCAATTCTTTAGATTTTAGACGTTTTGCCATGGCTTGCCATGCATCATCAAAATTCCTACCCATACGAATTTCAACGATTGCCCTTCTCATTTCATCGTATAGCGGCCCTTCACCATACTGTGACATGTCTTCCATTGCATTTTCAAAACTGAGTCCGACCTGCAGCATACTTGAAAGTTGCCTTAAAAAGTCAGGTGCAGTTTTTTCGATTTCCTGTGCTCTTTTTTCCTGTTGGACAATAACATATGTGAAAAGGCCAGGAATTACGAAAAATGGTAAAATCAATAGTGACACCGGAAAGTTTAGAACTGCCAATGTTAATGCCAAAACAATTTCAGAGATTATAATGAAAATTACAATCATTGCCAAAACTTTAGTTGCATCAGTAAAAATAGCTCCACTCAGTAAAAATTCCTGTAATTTGGACAAATACTTTTCAGGAATAGTATTGTCGAAAAATATTGCTAAATCATCAATTATTTTAAATTTCATAAAATAAAATTTGGTTTAATATAATATAAAGTATTGGTTATTTTCAAAAGCAATAATAGAGAATGAAAACAAGAATTCATACCAATTAAACAAAATGTTTGGTCAAATGAAATAACACTTAAATGAATTAATCCAATTGGGAAAAAAGGTAATAAAATAAAAAGAGACAATATCTACGATGCATAAGAATTAAAAAATTGTTTTAGACAAAACTCAAAAAAAAAAGAATAGAACAAATTAAACAATTTATACCTCATACCCATTGTTTTAAAAGATTTCATAATAACACATATTAAATCACTTTTACATCATATCTAAAACACCATGACAAAAATATTGAAAAAACTTCATCTTTTAAAGATTTCAAATACTGCCCTCATAGTAATCAATAATGGATAAATTTCCAATCTTCCACTCAACATATTAAACATGCCGATAATCTTTAATGGCCATTCCATTGTTTGTGAAATTTGTCCTATTTCCAAACCAACGTTACCCTGCATGGACATTGTGAAAAACAATGAATTAAAAGGGTCATGACCATATAAACTTAATAACGACCAAGTGATTAAAATACACATGAAATAAAGTGTTATATAATTTCCACTTTGCGCTACAATTTCTTCAGTGAGCTTTTGGTCGGATTTCGGCAAAGGAACAACACTACCCACTGGAGACAATATTTCACGTGAATTTCTATATATTCCTTTAAAAAAGGTAATAACCCTCATCAACTTAAGTGCACCGACAGTAGATCCTGTAGAACCCCCAATAAGCATTAACATCATTATAATGAATATCGTAAATGGTGGCCACCCACCCATGACAGTTGCACTTTGAATACTTGCCCCAGTTGTTGTAACGGCAGAAACTACCGTAAACAGATTGTCCATAGGAACAATATTGGATGTTACATATATCAGGAAAGTTGAAACCGCAATCAAAGAGATTAATGCTTTAAACTGCATATCTTGAATTAATGACTTTCCCCGTGTCTTGATAATATTATAATGAACCAAAAAGCTTGTTGCACCCAATATCATCAAAAAAATCGTAATGAAATATATCAGGTCATTTTGATAAAATCCAATATTCGCATTTTTTACGCTCATACCACCAGTGGAAATAATGCAAAATGTATTACAAATGGAATCGAAAAGAGGCATTCCAGCAAGAGAATATAAAACAATTCCCAAAACAGTAAATATTAAATAAATTTTGATGATTTGTTTGATTGTGGCTTTTATTGATGGTTTAATTCTCTCTTCACGAGCTTCAGATTGATATAGTTTGGATGACATGACACCAGGTTTTGTTAGAATAGCAATTATCATAACAATTACTCCCAAACCACCAATCCATTGTTGCAGTGCTCTAAAAAATAGTATGCT harbors:
- a CDS encoding type II secretion system F family protein, translated to MKFKIIDDLAIFFDNTIPEKYLSKLQEFLLSGAIFTDATKVLAMIVIFIIISEIVLALTLAVLNFPVSLLILPFFVIPGLFTYVIVQQEKRAQEIEKTAPDFLRQLSSMLQVGLSFENAMEDMSQYGEGPLYDEMRRAIVEIRMGRNFDDAWQAMAKRLKSKELERIFNIILDGRKSGSSVSGVLFEVSDDLRDLLALKRERKSTVMMSVMFLLISAIVATPFAIGMVGVYSGFMQNYGMESEIVLTAPVAGEIYLIIHSILVAFIISLIMYGEFKKGIKFSLPLVSASFAIFYMVTTFGGSMFVGGF
- a CDS encoding TrkH family potassium uptake protein, which encodes MRYINKQDLLIVARNCGLLMIGIGAMCLVPIIIDLIFLEFNAVYFLMPATISIVVGLIFIKGLEKYSINKIRMKHAMMISSLSWIWASFICGLVLYFVTGIGIVDSIFECMSALTGSGITIYPDVEILPYSILFFRALQQWIGGLGVIVMIIAILTKPGVMSSKLYQSEAREERIKPSIKATIKQIIKIYLIFTVLGIVLYSLAGMPLFDSICNTFCIISTGGMSVKNANIGFYQNDLIYFITIFLMILGATSFLVHYNIIKTRGKSLIQDMQFKALISLIAVSTFLIYVTSNIVPMDNLFTVVSAVTTTGASIQSATVMGGWPPFTIFIIMMLMLIGGSTGSTVGALKLMRVITFFKGIYRNSREILSPVGSVVPLPKSDQKLTEEIVAQSGNYITLYFMCILITWSLLSLYGHDPFNSLFFTMSMQGNVGLEIGQISQTMEWPLKIIGMFNMLSGRLEIYPLLITMRAVFEIFKR